The Primulina huaijiensis isolate GDHJ02 chromosome 6, ASM1229523v2, whole genome shotgun sequence genomic sequence tcatatgttaaaacatgtaacatagttgtgaaagtgtgattcatatattaaaacaacatgtaacatagttggttgtgaaattgtgattcatatgttaaaacatgtggcatagttgtgaaattgtgattcctatgttaaaacaacatctaacatagttggttgtgaaattgtgattcatatgttaaaacatgtagcatagttgtgaaattgtgattcgtatgttaaaacatataataaaattgtgaaattgtgattcatatttaaaacatataacataattgtgaaattgtggctcataagtcaaaacacatgtaacatagttttgaaattgtgactcatatgtcataacatgtaacattatagaacatacttgtgaaattatatgattcatatgttgaaaacatgCAACATTGGTCAAAATTGTGTAATTATCCGTCACAATGAAGTAATTATCAGTGATATTTGTCAAATATATGGATTCATATGTTAGAAAAAtggtcgacccaaaagcaaCCTTGATCGACCCAAAATCAACATGGGTCGACCCAGAGATTAACATGGTCGACCCAAATATCAACAAGGCCGACCCAGAAATAACTTGGCCGACCCAGAAATCACCATGATCGACCCAAcaactgatcaacaagcacTGGGTCGACCCAAGCTGGGTCGATGTTGGATAGACCAAATTTTAGGTCTACCAAAGCAAAAACTTTAGTGTAGACCAAGCTCTTTGGTTGACCAAAAATATTTGATCGACCAAGCTCTACCCATAAATGGGAAGACCAAGCTTATGGTCTACCCATGCTTGGTGGACCAAatatttttggtcgaccaagaggTAGACCAAGctctttggtcgaccaaatatttttggtcgaccaagctcttGGTCGgcttttggtcgaccaagcttcaACCTCAGCTCTTGGTCGACCCAATATTTTGGTcgatcaagaacaaatcttGGTCGACTCAAATAAAATGTTGGGTAGATCAAAATTTTGGTCTACGGCTTGCCCGTTGACTCTTTCTTCTTCAAACGAGTCGAAGAAACAGAAccaataaatcgaaataaacgTTAATATTATCAGGTTTTTTTCAATCATTTGTTCGATTGAATTTACTTAGATTGGAAGGATCTGTATCGAGAATTGATGGGAAGAAAAAGACGATTTGCATTGAGAATCGTCGTCggaaaggaaatgaaaggaGATCGACGGAAGAAAAACCTAGTTTGAAGTCGACTGAATGAGATAGATTTAATGttaataatttaagttaatgGTATATTTACACTTaaacaaaaagacatttttataaattaacttGTGAATCCTTTTTTAAATAAGTTACGATTCATTCCCTTTTCCCTAAATTTGCCGTCAAATTTGGACATCCCTTGTACACTATACAGACACAGACATTGTCGTGTTATCTTCTTTGTCTCGCGTCCAATTCAAATTTTCGATATTTACATAGATACCGAGACAACACAAAAATGGCTGACCAAATCGAAGAAGATCCAAAAAATATCGGGGATAATTGGGCCCCACAAGCATGGGCCCACCTGAAATCCGTACGCGAAACATCTCCGCTAATCCAGTGTATCACCAACTTCGTCTCCGTGGATTTCGTCGCAAACCTTCTCATCTCTGCCGGGGCTTCTCCGGCAATGATACACTCTATCGAAGAGATCCCAGACTTCGCCCCGAAGACCCACGCGCTATACATTAACGTCGGAACGCTCACGCCGGGCTGGATACCGGCGATGAAGCTTGCGGCCATGCTGGCGCATGACAGCGGTAGGCCTTGGGTGTTGGACCCCGTGGCTGCCGGAGCCTCTGGTTTCCGGTTGAGTACTTGTTTGGAGCTGTTGAAGATGAGGCCTACTGTGATCAGGGGGAATGGATCTGAGATTATGTCTCTTTTTAAAGGCTCCCTGGATGATACTTCTAAGGTATGATCAAATTTTTTGGTTTTCAAGTCTTTGGTGTtagattttgttatttatttttgcgCTAAAATAATTGACCATTCGATCGATTTACACGAGTTCAAGCCTAAATGCATCTATACTGATCACTAAATCAAAAACAGCAAGCGAGTGCAAGAAATTTCAACTTGTAATCGAGCTTGATTTTCATGTCATTTGAGGACTAGTAGTATCTAAGAGAAAATGTGTAGCTTGATTGTTGATGTTCCAGTGCTGATActtcttgatttttttatgaaCGAATGGAATTTTTAATTTACAAATAGGATAAACACGTGATTTTCTCCGCTTcgtatgttatttatttttttacttttagtttTCTCCCGCTCCCTTAGGTTAACTGCCTATCCAACctttcatttttcttattttttcatAGGGCGTGGACAGCACACACGAATCATTAGATGCTGTGGAGGCAGCAAAATCCCTGGCTAAAAGTAGTGGAAGTATAGTTGCTATATCAGGGGCCGTTGACTTCATTACAGATGGTCATCGGGTAGTTGGTGCTAAAAACGGGGTTTCAATGTTGCAAAAGATTACGGGAACAGGGTGTTCTGTCACTGCGCTAATTGCTGCTTTTGTAGCAATCGACCCATCACGGCCATTTGAAGCCACGGCATCTGCACTTTCTGTATTTGGGGTTGCCAGTGAGATAGGCATGAATCTGGCTAAAGGTCCAGCTTCTTTACGAATGCACTTGATCGATGCATTGTATTGGCTTGACCAAGCTACATTGCTTCAACGAGTAAACATTGAAAGTATGTGAAATCGCATATTTGGTATGTTTTTGTTCTCAAATATTTCAATTGGGCATGTGTAAAATTTTCTTGACCATGGTGTTGGtttatagaaaaatattatcTTCACTTTCAATGTTGAAATATGGAAATTGATATCTGGTTCACCTAAAGGATACAAGAAATAAAGAATAGGCTATGTATTTAGTCGTTTCAAATCTATTACAACACTTTGTGCATCATCCTCTGTTGTATTGTTCTCTCTATTGGTCAAAAGCTCTCTTCTAACAAAGTGTCGTAAAAGATTTGCATGATACATGGTAACAACACAATTACACTGTGTTGTGCATAGGAGAACAAAATCATGCTGCGATAGACTTGTCCGCTTCCTCCATAGCATCTTCACGACTCATGACTTTAGGTTGTCTCAAGACAGGGAAAATCAACTTCCACACTGTATGATGGTAATGATTAATTGTAAAACCAGAGATTTCATAATCAATATATAAATGCTGAGCTGCTGGGGTGAACTGTAATTAGTACTTAGTTTAATATGGTTTTTCATAGAAAagcttgaaaatatattttttatgataaatcaAACGTCATGGTAATAATGTCTCTTTGTCTATAGTCTGGTAAAGTCATTTTTCATGTTTAACACTATCTTTGCTTGCTAAAGGTTTCTTCAGTTCTGTATCAGACTTTTCTAATTCCATCACCCGATTATCTTTTAGTACTTTTGGGTGTTTCATGGGTGCTTACAGCGTGGGTATCATGGTTTGATGAAGGAAACAAAAAAACTTGATTCCTGTGGCTATCATTTTGTCGTGAGTTCGATTTACATGTAAAAGGATTCGATcccttttccttttattttcttttttcctttttaattaaAAGAAACCCTCTGGAAAATAGGCATAGCTACTCACTGTATATTGTGGCTGCAAACCATTCATTTACAATCTTCACCCATGTACTAGCCCATCCCACATCGATGCTCCATCTGAAATTACAATGAAAATTAGCAAATATTAGGTATGAAATGAGCAGAATCAGTGAGAAGTGAGTCGATTTGTCcgcctttttcattttttttaaaaaatctttaaTCTATACAAAAATACACCAATTTGTGAGCGGCTTACTTTCTTGTTAAGCTGCTTAAGTTCCAACTGATGAATAGCATCCCAAAGTACATTGCTCCCAAAGAAAATACGAGGTGAAAGAATCCGTAGTGATATCGGATATCATCTTCTTGTAACTGTACTTCATCTCTACGAAACTGAAAAAAACGAAACAAACCCATAACAACGTTACAAGAGGAAAATGTATGCATAATCTTTCAAATTTCTTCCGAACACTCATTTCCCCCTCAAATTTTGTGGTAAACTACATGGTAAGGAATTTTAGTTAGTAATGTTTAGGCAATTAGACGTCAATACTTGTGAGAATATTTAGTAATGCTTTATAGAAATAACGGAGAaccaaaaaaaacataaaaatattttccctctccTGTCTCCGTATTCTCGTTCAATTTC encodes the following:
- the LOC140978512 gene encoding hydroxyethylthiazole kinase; protein product: MADQIEEDPKNIGDNWAPQAWAHLKSVRETSPLIQCITNFVSVDFVANLLISAGASPAMIHSIEEIPDFAPKTHALYINVGTLTPGWIPAMKLAAMLAHDSGRPWVLDPVAAGASGFRLSTCLELLKMRPTVIRGNGSEIMSLFKGSLDDTSKGVDSTHESLDAVEAAKSLAKSSGSIVAISGAVDFITDGHRVVGAKNGVSMLQKITGTGCSVTALIAAFVAIDPSRPFEATASALSVFGVASEIGMNLAKGPASLRMHLIDALYWLDQATLLQRVNIESM